In Alteribacter lacisalsi, a genomic segment contains:
- a CDS encoding ABC1 kinase family protein, protein MKNNSIYRISVIVFMFIKFLLQLYIFNKRHRHWDSDAREKWEDLLRKQAAEYREKAIKLEGLMIKGGQFLSTRADIFPEVFLKELDDLIDRVPPVPARVSRQLLEKEWGRSIWDWLDEMSDQPVASASIGEVYKGRLHNGDEVAIKVQRHNVEKIINTDFKALRIVLWIAGRFTRFGRQADLGALHKELVKTMSDELNFSKELKNGEYFQKRFHGQDGLKIPQYYEDFSTRRVLVMEWIDAERVNNTSFLQKNKIDRKELASRVFKLFMEQLLDDGMFHADPHPGNILVKADGTLVILDFGMVGSLKREDALKLRKIAQGFVLEDYALVVKQLGEMGFLLPHANKYKLQMILRQSVEAYLDQGIGKLDQDLVGEIFQDLQELVQEQPIQLPAEFAFLGRAGSIALGLLTLIDPDIDFIALGKPIVQEWLEETEEEEGSLKLQVLRDSAKPLLAVPRNFNEWLQGPKYARRASRRKEWRNYDHHRYIMFVTLASVTFFISLTFLFTGLLQEAELLMITSAAVSVASLTAACIFLTLHKRWVTGFRQADSDEPND, encoded by the coding sequence ATGAAGAACAATTCGATCTACCGGATTTCAGTTATTGTCTTTATGTTTATTAAGTTTCTGCTTCAGCTCTATATATTTAATAAACGACACAGGCACTGGGATTCCGATGCACGTGAAAAGTGGGAGGACCTGCTGAGAAAACAGGCAGCAGAGTACCGGGAAAAAGCGATTAAGCTGGAAGGCCTGATGATCAAAGGCGGGCAGTTTCTTAGCACCCGCGCTGACATTTTTCCTGAAGTGTTTTTAAAGGAACTGGATGATTTAATTGACCGGGTGCCGCCGGTTCCTGCAAGAGTGTCCCGTCAGCTTCTTGAAAAGGAATGGGGGCGAAGTATCTGGGACTGGCTGGATGAGATGAGCGATCAGCCGGTAGCATCCGCTTCCATCGGGGAAGTATATAAGGGGCGCTTACATAATGGGGATGAAGTAGCCATTAAAGTGCAGCGTCATAACGTGGAAAAAATCATCAATACTGATTTTAAAGCTCTCCGAATTGTACTCTGGATTGCCGGCCGTTTCACCCGTTTCGGCAGACAGGCGGATCTCGGCGCCCTTCATAAAGAGCTTGTTAAAACCATGAGTGACGAATTAAATTTCTCAAAAGAACTGAAAAACGGGGAATACTTTCAGAAACGGTTTCACGGGCAGGACGGTTTAAAGATCCCCCAGTATTATGAGGATTTTTCCACCCGGCGTGTGCTGGTAATGGAATGGATTGATGCTGAACGGGTGAACAATACATCCTTTCTGCAGAAAAATAAAATCGACCGTAAAGAACTGGCATCACGTGTTTTTAAGCTCTTTATGGAGCAGCTTCTCGATGATGGCATGTTTCATGCCGACCCACATCCGGGAAACATTCTTGTAAAAGCCGACGGGACGCTGGTCATACTTGACTTCGGGATGGTCGGTTCCCTGAAGCGTGAGGATGCCTTGAAATTAAGGAAGATTGCACAGGGATTTGTACTTGAGGATTACGCTCTTGTCGTTAAGCAGCTTGGGGAAATGGGTTTCCTTCTTCCTCACGCCAATAAATACAAACTGCAGATGATCCTCAGGCAGTCGGTTGAGGCGTATCTCGATCAGGGGATCGGCAAACTCGATCAGGATCTGGTCGGTGAAATCTTTCAGGATCTGCAGGAACTTGTTCAGGAGCAGCCGATTCAGCTTCCGGCCGAGTTCGCCTTTCTCGGCCGGGCCGGCTCGATCGCACTCGGGCTTCTGACCCTCATCGATCCGGATATCGATTTTATTGCTCTCGGCAAGCCGATCGTTCAGGAATGGCTGGAGGAAACCGAGGAAGAAGAAGGAAGCCTGAAATTGCAGGTTTTACGGGATTCGGCGAAACCTTTGCTTGCAGTTCCCCGTAACTTTAATGAATGGCTGCAGGGTCCTAAATATGCAAGACGGGCATCCAGGCGAAAGGAATGGCGCAATTACGACCACCACCGCTACATTATGTTTGTGACTCTTGCGTCGGTCACGTTTTTTATCAGTCTCACGTTCCTGTTTACCGGTCTGCTGCAGGAAGCTGAACTGCTGATGATCACAAGTGCAGCTGTCTCCGTTGCCAGTCTCACCGCCGCTTGTATCTTTTTAACCCTTCATAAACGCTGGGTTACCGGCTTCAGGCAGGCCGATTCAGACGAACCTAATGATTAA
- a CDS encoding phasin family protein: MSDLLKKGFLIGLGAAVTSKEKAEKYFNELIVKGKVTPDEANEMFDAFEKKGNETNEQWNRRSKEKAQQFFSDMDIATKTEVAALEARINELETRLSALHPQADAGAPETDTDLENDPVPYKDPDKNE; this comes from the coding sequence ATGAGTGATTTGCTGAAAAAAGGATTTTTAATTGGCCTTGGTGCCGCTGTAACAAGTAAGGAAAAAGCAGAAAAGTATTTTAATGAGCTGATTGTCAAAGGCAAAGTTACACCTGATGAAGCAAACGAAATGTTTGATGCGTTTGAGAAAAAAGGCAACGAAACAAACGAGCAGTGGAACCGTCGTTCAAAGGAAAAAGCCCAGCAGTTTTTCTCAGATATGGACATTGCGACAAAGACCGAAGTTGCGGCTCTTGAAGCAAGAATCAACGAACTGGAAACCCGCCTGTCCGCTCTTCACCCTCAAGCAGATGCCGGTGCACCGGAAACGGATACGGATCTTGAAAACGATCCGGTTCCATACAAGGATCCAGATAAAAACGAATAA
- a CDS encoding transcriptional regulator SplA domain-containing protein, translated as MNISELTSGDQVFVIYRNPHTQNVAQIQEAAVVEDPFHPGQMSLFLFEEYYPLTDEYAIYRSFQEAEHEYNQYFDLPQDEDLY; from the coding sequence ATGAATATTTCGGAACTTACGTCCGGAGATCAGGTTTTTGTGATCTATCGGAATCCACACACCCAGAATGTTGCCCAGATACAGGAGGCAGCCGTTGTCGAGGATCCCTTTCATCCCGGACAAATGAGCCTGTTTTTATTTGAAGAGTACTATCCACTGACAGATGAATACGCCATTTACCGAAGCTTCCAGGAAGCCGAACACGAATACAATCAGTACTTCGACCTTCCTCAGGACGAAGACCTTTACTAG
- the splB gene encoding spore photoproduct lyase: MIKPFMPQLVYIEPGALEYPLGAQLKSKFEDLGVEIRKTTSHNQVRNIPGENHLQKYRNAKSTLVIGVRKTLKFDTSKPSAEYAIPLATGCMGHCQYCYLQTTMGSKPYIRTYVNLEEIFDQAQKYMDERDPQDTRFEASCTSDIVGIDHLTHSLKKAIEYFGNSENGKLRFVTKYHHVDHLLDADHKGKTRFRFSINADYVIKNFEHGTSPLDYRIGAAAKVADADYPLGFIVAPLYIHEGWKEGYEEMFKKLDAKLTDKAREDLTFELIQHRFTKPAKRVIQKNYPMTKLELDEEKRKYKWGKYGIGKYIYQKDEQDDLKETLQGYIEKYFPDSKLEYFT; encoded by the coding sequence ATGATCAAGCCGTTTATGCCTCAGCTCGTCTACATTGAACCCGGAGCTCTTGAGTATCCTCTCGGCGCGCAGCTTAAAAGCAAGTTCGAGGATCTTGGTGTGGAAATACGAAAAACCACTTCCCACAATCAGGTGCGGAATATTCCGGGTGAAAACCACCTGCAGAAATACCGCAATGCAAAATCAACGCTGGTCATTGGGGTCCGGAAGACGCTTAAGTTCGATACTTCCAAACCATCTGCCGAATATGCGATCCCCCTTGCCACCGGCTGTATGGGTCACTGCCAGTACTGCTACCTGCAGACGACCATGGGCAGCAAGCCGTATATCCGGACGTATGTAAATCTGGAGGAAATTTTTGATCAGGCACAGAAATACATGGACGAACGGGACCCTCAGGATACCCGTTTTGAAGCATCATGTACGTCTGACATCGTCGGCATTGACCACCTGACCCATTCCCTGAAAAAAGCGATCGAGTACTTCGGGAATTCGGAAAACGGCAAGCTTCGGTTTGTGACCAAGTATCATCACGTGGATCATCTGCTTGATGCGGATCATAAGGGCAAAACCCGTTTCCGGTTCAGTATTAACGCTGATTATGTAATTAAGAATTTTGAACACGGCACCTCCCCTCTTGATTACCGAATCGGAGCCGCAGCCAAAGTAGCCGATGCCGACTACCCCCTCGGCTTTATCGTAGCCCCCCTTTACATTCATGAAGGGTGGAAAGAAGGCTATGAGGAGATGTTTAAAAAACTGGACGCGAAATTAACGGATAAAGCTCGGGAGGACCTCACGTTTGAGCTGATTCAACACCGCTTCACCAAGCCTGCCAAAAGAGTCATCCAGAAAAACTATCCGATGACCAAGCTCGAACTCGATGAGGAAAAGCGAAAATACAAGTGGGGAAAATACGGAATCGGCAAGTACATTTACCAGAAGGATGAACAGGACGATCTTAAAGAGACCCTTCAGGGTTATATTGAGAAATACTTTCCAGACTCCAAACTTGAATATTTCACGTGA
- a CDS encoding nucleotidyltransferase domain-containing protein has product MSLTERDRQIPRKREDLKRALEEDLQRMPGVIGLFYGGSVASGSMDFYSDLDVRVVTEDEAFERVVNKKKIFPDRWGKVLFYEDIGPSAPYTIAHYDGFFKVDVFIYRVSDLQPGIWLKDLEIVYDPSGRLQGIREESIALSTELNQSQVEKWRGKTLAYVHEAYRRAAREEWYYALQCVDAIRWSIAAGWQMEQGMEPNNPLDWAKLEGSRSPLSKEQQQLLAGWWVKERITADVNRVLLEMKEPYISVETVLAKRSGLKVTAEDTRRIWEMAVSEQD; this is encoded by the coding sequence ATGAGTCTGACAGAGAGGGACAGGCAGATCCCGCGGAAACGGGAGGATTTGAAGCGGGCATTGGAAGAAGATCTGCAGCGTATGCCCGGTGTGATCGGGCTTTTTTACGGAGGCTCTGTGGCTTCAGGCAGTATGGATTTCTATTCCGATCTGGATGTAAGGGTCGTGACAGAGGACGAGGCGTTCGAGCGTGTTGTCAACAAGAAAAAGATTTTCCCGGACAGGTGGGGGAAGGTGCTGTTTTATGAAGATATCGGACCTTCTGCACCGTACACGATTGCCCATTACGACGGTTTTTTTAAGGTGGACGTATTTATCTACCGTGTCAGTGACCTGCAGCCGGGTATCTGGCTGAAAGACCTTGAGATTGTGTATGATCCTTCTGGCAGGCTGCAAGGTATACGTGAGGAATCGATCGCTTTGAGCACTGAACTCAATCAGAGCCAGGTGGAGAAATGGCGGGGAAAAACGCTGGCCTATGTACACGAAGCATACAGGAGAGCCGCAAGAGAGGAGTGGTACTATGCGCTGCAGTGTGTGGATGCGATCCGGTGGTCCATTGCTGCCGGCTGGCAGATGGAGCAGGGCATGGAGCCGAACAACCCTCTGGATTGGGCAAAACTTGAAGGGTCACGCAGCCCGCTTTCAAAAGAACAGCAGCAGCTTCTGGCAGGCTGGTGGGTAAAAGAAAGAATCACTGCGGACGTTAACCGGGTGCTCTTGGAAATGAAGGAGCCTTACATTTCGGTTGAAACGGTGCTTGCAAAAAGAAGCGGGCTGAAGGTAACAGCTGAGGACACGAGGCGGATCTGGGAGATGGCGGTGAGCGAGCAGGATTGA
- a CDS encoding energy-coupling factor transporter transmembrane component T family protein — protein MLSSINPSIKALTILIPGVLLAFMFDIFTPLVYLIFTIAVTFLLSDISVKRYLAIFSPFILVALGFSWMTMLYTSDRFAGGEVVFSFLWFDVTEGAIVTAVSLGVRSLCIVALSLMFVLTTDSTKFMLSLMQQAKLPPKLTFGILAGYRFLPTFRHEFEVLRQAHRVRGVGRAKGIKGRIRQFRRYAIPLMANAIRKAERVAIAMESKGFTGETERTHYHKMTVGRRDWMFLSTFVFAFAATILASYVFGYLNIFGYQF, from the coding sequence ATGCTCTCGTCTATTAATCCGTCAATAAAAGCACTCACCATCCTCATTCCCGGCGTACTGCTGGCGTTCATGTTCGATATTTTCACGCCGCTTGTGTATCTGATTTTCACGATCGCCGTTACGTTTTTGCTTAGTGACATATCAGTCAAACGATATCTAGCCATTTTTTCACCGTTTATCCTTGTGGCGCTGGGCTTTTCCTGGATGACGATGCTCTATACGAGTGATCGATTTGCCGGGGGGGAGGTTGTCTTTTCATTTCTCTGGTTTGATGTGACTGAAGGGGCGATTGTAACAGCGGTCAGCCTGGGGGTCCGTTCCCTTTGTATCGTGGCCCTGTCACTTATGTTTGTTTTGACGACTGATTCCACCAAATTCATGCTGAGCCTGATGCAGCAGGCCAAGCTGCCTCCAAAACTTACTTTCGGCATACTTGCCGGGTACCGTTTTCTGCCTACGTTCAGGCACGAATTCGAAGTGCTCAGACAGGCCCACCGTGTGAGAGGTGTCGGCAGGGCAAAAGGAATAAAGGGGCGAATCCGGCAGTTCAGGCGTTACGCTATACCTCTGATGGCAAATGCGATACGAAAGGCTGAACGTGTGGCGATTGCAATGGAGTCCAAAGGATTTACAGGTGAAACAGAGCGTACACATTATCATAAAATGACGGTTGGCAGACGGGACTGGATGTTTTTGTCCACCTTTGTGTTTGCGTTTGCCGCCACGATTCTCGCTTCGTACGTTTTCGGTTACCTGAACATTTTTGGGTATCAGTTTTAA
- a CDS encoding ABC transporter ATP-binding protein — protein MKKNQRNDDTRPLVDVSSFSFGFDKKEAPVLNELSFSISEEETVMLMGPSGSGKSTLALCLNRLYPAAVEGWTEGSILFKGTDISSFHDGELNQQIGVVFQDPESQFCMITVENELAFTLENLKVQREEMDRRIGEVLEATGMTKYRERNIHELSGGEKQKIALASVLLLNPQLLILDEPTANLDPASRKSFITMIARLKQEWGMSVLVIEHQLDDWIELTDRVLAVNREGRLFLEGAPEQVFYSRYNDLKQEGIHLPRVVRTAIEKGIEACPLSEEALAAAAGPDEITYLDRSPVVPGRTKQVLTFDRVSFSRKRKQQPVLSEVSLELKQGEFLAIVGENGAGKSTLLQLMAGLLKPSAGKGIFLDRPLEKWDERELRRQLGFVFQNPEHQFITDTVYDELTFGMKLNGAGEKMMKFRVAELMDKFHLTHKRLSNPFSLSGGQKRRLSVAAMLDDTPSVLLFDEPTFGQDAKTTDELMAMISGLQQSGTAIVFVTHDMDLVDRYCERVCVLNEGTIAFSGPPEELWQKPELIEKARLRMPFHSRLQKLRSRGSKEETGHALVY, from the coding sequence GTGAAAAAAAATCAGCGTAACGATGACACCAGGCCACTCGTGGATGTTTCGTCATTTTCGTTCGGTTTTGATAAAAAAGAAGCACCTGTCCTGAACGAACTGTCATTTTCAATCAGCGAAGAAGAAACAGTCATGCTGATGGGGCCGAGCGGATCTGGAAAAAGCACGCTGGCCCTTTGTTTGAACCGGCTTTATCCAGCCGCTGTAGAAGGATGGACAGAAGGGAGCATCCTCTTTAAGGGGACGGATATCTCATCTTTTCATGACGGGGAGCTGAATCAGCAGATTGGTGTGGTGTTTCAGGACCCGGAAAGCCAGTTCTGTATGATTACGGTGGAAAACGAACTGGCATTTACACTGGAGAATCTGAAGGTTCAAAGGGAGGAAATGGACCGGCGGATTGGTGAAGTGCTTGAGGCAACCGGGATGACAAAGTACCGTGAACGAAACATTCACGAGCTTTCCGGCGGGGAAAAACAGAAGATCGCACTCGCTTCTGTGCTTCTTCTGAATCCGCAATTGCTCATTCTGGATGAGCCGACTGCCAATCTGGACCCGGCTTCGAGAAAATCGTTTATTACCATGATTGCCCGCCTTAAACAGGAGTGGGGGATGAGCGTGCTTGTCATCGAGCATCAGCTCGACGACTGGATTGAACTCACTGACCGTGTTCTTGCTGTCAACCGTGAAGGGCGCCTGTTTCTTGAAGGGGCGCCGGAGCAGGTATTCTACAGCCGGTATAACGACCTGAAGCAGGAAGGTATTCATTTGCCTCGCGTAGTAAGAACCGCAATTGAAAAAGGGATCGAAGCATGCCCGCTCAGTGAAGAAGCCCTGGCCGCTGCTGCCGGGCCTGATGAAATCACTTACCTGGATCGCTCACCGGTTGTGCCCGGCAGAACAAAGCAGGTGCTTACCTTTGACCGGGTCAGTTTTTCCCGTAAGCGGAAACAGCAGCCTGTTCTTTCAGAGGTTTCGTTAGAACTGAAGCAGGGAGAATTTCTTGCAATCGTTGGGGAGAATGGTGCAGGTAAATCAACGCTTCTGCAGCTGATGGCCGGTCTGTTAAAACCGTCAGCGGGCAAAGGGATATTTCTTGACCGTCCACTGGAAAAGTGGGATGAAAGAGAACTGCGCCGGCAGCTCGGCTTTGTTTTTCAGAATCCGGAGCATCAATTTATTACCGACACGGTTTATGATGAACTGACCTTTGGTATGAAGCTGAACGGGGCTGGTGAAAAGATGATGAAATTCCGTGTAGCTGAACTCATGGATAAATTTCATCTTACTCATAAGCGGCTGAGCAATCCCTTTTCCCTGAGCGGCGGCCAGAAACGCCGGCTTAGTGTAGCTGCCATGCTTGATGACACTCCAAGTGTACTTTTGTTTGATGAGCCGACGTTCGGTCAGGATGCAAAAACCACGGATGAGTTGATGGCAATGATCAGTGGGCTCCAGCAGTCCGGCACCGCGATCGTATTTGTTACTCATGATATGGATCTGGTGGATCGCTACTGTGAACGAGTCTGCGTCCTGAATGAAGGTACGATTGCCTTCAGCGGTCCGCCGGAAGAACTGTGGCAGAAGCCGGAACTTATAGAGAAAGCCAGACTCCGTATGCCGTTTCATTCGCGCCTTCAGAAACTGAGAAGCAGGGGCAGTAAGGAGGAGACGGGTCATGCTCTCGTCTATTAA
- a CDS encoding ECF transporter S component, which produces MLNSWKLKEIVLMSLLGVVFAVIYLMFYFFGMGLTNVLTPFGLAPFGYELIFGIWFIVSIIAAYIIRKPGAALVSETIAATVQVLLGSPAGPRLIISGIIQGLGAEMAFAATRWKNYTLSVLVLAGVSAAVFSFVWGWFISGFAALSPSLVVAMFIVRCLSGALLAGLLGKYVSDQLANTGVLRGYALGKERQEKREKKSA; this is translated from the coding sequence ATGCTCAATTCATGGAAGCTGAAAGAAATTGTTCTCATGTCCCTTCTGGGCGTTGTGTTTGCGGTTATATACCTGATGTTTTACTTCTTTGGTATGGGACTTACAAATGTACTGACGCCGTTTGGGCTGGCCCCGTTCGGCTATGAATTGATCTTCGGAATCTGGTTTATCGTATCCATCATTGCCGCCTATATTATCCGAAAGCCCGGGGCTGCACTCGTATCCGAAACCATTGCAGCGACCGTACAGGTACTTCTCGGAAGTCCGGCGGGACCTCGTCTGATTATCTCGGGGATTATCCAGGGCCTCGGCGCGGAAATGGCGTTCGCAGCCACACGCTGGAAAAACTACACACTGAGTGTCCTCGTTCTTGCCGGGGTGTCGGCAGCAGTGTTCAGTTTCGTGTGGGGCTGGTTCATTTCCGGTTTTGCTGCCCTGTCACCCTCGCTTGTAGTTGCAATGTTTATTGTGCGATGCCTCAGCGGTGCTCTTCTGGCAGGTCTGCTCGGTAAATATGTAAGTGACCAGCTTGCCAACACCGGGGTTCTCCGCGGCTATGCACTCGGAAAGGAGCGGCAGGAGAAGCGTGAAAAAAAATCAGCGTAA
- a CDS encoding YkoF family thiamine/hydroxymethylpyrimidine-binding protein: MQGLSCGTSRIVGCRFSVYPMADNFVEIIKGALEEVNTAKVWMKTDDVSTCVRGRSEHVFDVTKAIFTNAAKTGVHVVFNGTFSIGCPGDSDGDTYMSEDDVRLNEEKVQQERVEVATQFSLYPLNNPDYMQIIADQVAVADGHGTFTKGVHYASRLDGDVNNVFRTLEEAFYNAAQTDERSHVTMTAAVSANSPSTKDK, translated from the coding sequence ATGCAGGGACTAAGCTGTGGAACAAGCCGAATCGTAGGATGCCGTTTTTCGGTCTATCCGATGGCGGACAATTTTGTGGAAATCATTAAAGGTGCTTTGGAGGAAGTGAATACAGCCAAGGTATGGATGAAGACTGATGACGTAAGTACGTGTGTGCGGGGTCGCAGTGAGCATGTATTTGATGTAACAAAAGCGATTTTTACCAATGCTGCAAAAACAGGCGTGCACGTTGTGTTTAACGGCACATTTTCAATTGGATGCCCTGGGGATTCCGATGGGGACACGTACATGAGTGAAGATGATGTACGCCTGAACGAAGAGAAAGTGCAGCAGGAGCGTGTGGAAGTTGCCACGCAGTTTTCCCTTTACCCGCTCAACAATCCTGACTACATGCAGATTATTGCCGATCAGGTGGCAGTTGCAGACGGGCACGGCACCTTTACAAAAGGGGTTCATTACGCGAGCCGACTTGATGGAGATGTGAATAATGTCTTCCGTACGCTGGAGGAAGCGTTCTACAACGCGGCCCAGACCGATGAGCGCAGCCACGTGACAATGACTGCTGCCGTATCTGCAAACAGTCCGTCCACGAAAGATAAGTAA
- a CDS encoding GNAT family N-acetyltransferase, whose translation MFYREINEHTKLEILQDKHTEGLYQLTEEGRDYLSHWMPWAPAIKTADDTKGYIRSTLKEFAEGRSLACAILYKGEVAGTAAYHVIDYGNRKTSIGYWLGENYQGKGLMTVAVRELVNYAFEELGLNRIEIKAGVENSKSRAIAERLGFELEGIQRESEIVAGRFVDHAAYSLLKSKWEKNRP comes from the coding sequence ATGTTTTACAGAGAAATCAATGAGCATACAAAACTTGAAATTCTGCAGGATAAGCATACAGAAGGGCTTTATCAACTGACAGAAGAGGGGCGTGACTATTTGTCACACTGGATGCCGTGGGCGCCTGCAATTAAAACTGCTGATGATACGAAAGGATACATACGCTCTACTTTGAAAGAATTTGCAGAAGGCAGAAGTCTTGCCTGCGCGATCCTTTATAAAGGAGAGGTAGCCGGGACAGCTGCGTACCATGTGATCGACTACGGGAACAGAAAAACGAGCATCGGCTACTGGCTCGGGGAGAATTATCAGGGAAAAGGTCTTATGACTGTTGCGGTTCGTGAGCTCGTTAATTATGCTTTTGAAGAATTGGGACTGAACAGAATCGAAATCAAAGCAGGGGTGGAAAACTCGAAAAGCCGGGCCATTGCCGAGCGTCTTGGATTCGAGCTTGAGGGAATCCAGCGCGAGTCAGAAATTGTTGCCGGACGGTTCGTGGACCATGCCGCTTACAGTCTTCTAAAAAGCAAGTGGGAAAAGAACAGACCGTAA
- a CDS encoding Type 1 glutamine amidotransferase-like domain-containing protein yields the protein MTKHLFLYGGDPTLEEPGREFAKLAGGEDGSVVLLILRREGWESYLPRYTEVWKKEGLTQIDVVMDREDGRLDVEEAVRLIKKATGIFIGGGDTGRYHELYTQSRVKEAIRSQVSDGIPFGGNSAGALIAPEKCLISPNDSEDGEPKQLEGLGLITSLGVAVHYTEWDEEKPFREALDRAKLSDGIGIDEQACAYLKNGRIERTYGENVHTVSGRDLFRF from the coding sequence GTGACAAAGCATTTGTTTTTATACGGCGGTGACCCTACCCTTGAAGAGCCCGGACGAGAGTTTGCAAAGCTCGCAGGCGGTGAGGACGGCAGTGTGGTTCTCCTCATCCTGAGGAGGGAAGGCTGGGAATCCTATCTGCCACGGTACACAGAAGTGTGGAAGAAAGAAGGCCTGACCCAGATTGACGTCGTTATGGACCGTGAGGACGGCAGGCTGGATGTTGAGGAGGCGGTCCGGCTTATCAAAAAAGCCACAGGTATTTTTATTGGCGGCGGGGATACCGGGCGTTATCATGAGCTTTATACGCAGTCCAGAGTGAAAGAGGCAATCCGCTCGCAAGTGTCGGATGGCATACCGTTTGGAGGGAATTCTGCCGGTGCTCTGATTGCTCCGGAAAAGTGCCTGATCTCCCCAAACGACTCGGAAGACGGCGAACCGAAACAACTCGAAGGACTTGGCCTCATTACCAGTCTAGGGGTAGCTGTACATTACACCGAGTGGGATGAGGAAAAACCATTTCGAGAAGCTTTGGACAGAGCAAAGCTCTCAGACGGGATTGGAATCGACGAACAGGCCTGCGCCTATTTGAAAAATGGACGTATTGAACGAACATACGGCGAAAACGTACATACGGTTTCAGGGAGAGATCTGTTCAGATTTTAA
- a CDS encoding carboxylesterase family protein translates to MQNHIEIERTFEKKTAFRYVLDLPENYEKSSERFPLILFLHGMGQRGESFDDMKVYGMPKVAAERDIPAVVVSPVCPETTTWIEELDALHSLIIHAVREYRVDPECIYLTGLSMGGFGTWHLAEKYPYLFAAAAPICGGALHEFGFLDRIHRIAHLPVWTFHGAKDDVVPIERTQILVDRLRQEGGNVEFTVYPEADHDSWTETYDDPRLMDWLFRHRNTEVDLYRKG, encoded by the coding sequence TTGCAAAACCACATTGAAATTGAAAGAACGTTTGAAAAGAAAACGGCTTTCCGATACGTGCTGGACCTTCCGGAGAACTATGAAAAGAGCAGCGAGAGATTTCCGCTGATTCTTTTTCTCCATGGTATGGGGCAGCGGGGGGAAAGCTTTGATGACATGAAGGTTTACGGGATGCCGAAAGTGGCAGCCGAGCGTGATATTCCGGCTGTTGTAGTCTCACCTGTCTGTCCTGAGACAACTACGTGGATTGAGGAGCTTGATGCCCTGCACTCCCTTATTATTCATGCGGTAAGGGAGTACCGCGTGGATCCGGAGTGTATTTATCTGACCGGTCTCAGTATGGGCGGTTTCGGCACCTGGCATCTGGCGGAAAAGTACCCTTACCTGTTTGCTGCAGCTGCTCCGATTTGCGGGGGAGCACTACACGAATTCGGATTTCTTGACCGGATTCACCGAATTGCTCATCTGCCTGTCTGGACATTCCACGGAGCAAAAGATGATGTAGTGCCGATTGAGCGCACGCAGATCCTTGTTGATCGTCTCAGACAGGAGGGGGGAAACGTGGAATTCACTGTTTATCCCGAAGCAGACCACGACTCATGGACTGAGACTTACGACGACCCCAGGCTGATGGACTGGCTTTTCCGTCACCGAAATACAGAGGTGGACTTGTACCGGAAAGGATGA